The sequence below is a genomic window from Dictyostelium discoideum AX4 chromosome 5 chromosome, whole genome shotgun sequence.
AATTTTGCATAATCGAAACCAGTTGCTctaaatgaatcaattgtatcaaaaaatgtaaaattctttaaatctttaatttttggtGATTCTATTATATATTGTAAAATCTCTTTATTACCAAGCATCATTGCTAAATGAAATATAGTTATACCAGTAACTGGATCACGAAATTCCACTAAATTATATCCACCTTGttcaaaaatatatttaaaaatttcaatatcattagttccaattgaaaaaaataaactcaTTCTATTCAATGATGGTGATTCTAattcttcttcattttttatttgttgttgttgatttaataaatctttaaagaAATTTGGATTTCTTCTTAATTCTGATGATAATTGATATTTAATACTACCTAAatctttttctaaaattatcTCTGTTAATGATGTTAATTGATCTTCAAAAACTAACTTTGCTGCCATCATATAAATATCTGAGAATTCTTTTGATGCTTCTTTATCTTGTCCAagtttttcaatatattgattttcaaaactaatatctttatcatttatttcattttcatttatattaaaatctttttcaattctttttttccaataattattcattttattattatttcttttgtatataaatataaaaaaaaaaaaaaaaacgaaaagctaaaaaaaaaaaaaagttttttgtCCAaagccttttttttttttaataaaaaaatataaaaatctgttttatttttagatttggaaaaaaagagaatttcTAAacacaaattaataattaaataaattatttaatttttatttaaataaaaataaaactattattgaGCTCTGaattatcataaaaaaaaaaaattaaagaaaaataataaaaaaaaatttaaggaaaaaaatatatatttttttttttttaaaaagatagagttaaataaaaaatttatttagttgGCAGCAGCGATATCTTTGGCGTATTGAGCAAGAGTACCGTGGTTGGTGATGACTTTAACGTTGGCACCATCGTTCATTAAACGACCGTCagcttttaatttttggtaaGCTTCACGATTGTAGGCGGTGAAACCCCATTTCTTTGAGACAACGATCTTTTGACGACCTGGGAATTTGTATGAAGATCTACGTAAAGCTTCAACAACGTTGGCTAACATATTATCTCTGGTTCTGATGGAGAAAATGATTTGACCAATATTAACACGAGCAACAGTACCCATTGGTTTACCGAAGGCACCTCTCATACCGGTTTGAAGTCTATCTGCACCAGCGCATGAAAGCATCTTGTTAATACGTAATACGTGCCATGGGTGAACTCTGACTCTCATGTGGAATGAATCTTTACCACCAGTCTTTGAGATGTATTTGTTACATGAAATACGACCAGCTTCAATGGCTTCTGATGAAAGTTGTTCTTTTTCGAGGGAGATGAGATGAACACATAATGGGAATTCATCAGTTGATGCTTTCTTACGACCTAAATCGAAAATTCTGATTTTAGCATCTGGTACACCACGACAATATCTAGATTTGATGTATGGTTTGTTCTAAAGTGAGAGAGGTTAGTTCTCttctacttttttttaaaaaaaaaataaaataaaattaacttACTTTGCAATATCTGTAGCTATTTTTTCCAATtggtttataattttttttttataaagttgAAATTTTAGTTAGTATCTATATTCATCATAATCCTTTATCTGTATAATAAGtccaatataaatatatccTCATTCTTCAATCAATCCAATATCATCATAAATAATCTATAATCAATCCTATCAATCTTTATTTCTCAATCCCATATCTAACCTATTGATAATTACCATCTAGCTGGAcctaaatatttttaaaaaataatgttagtttattttatttttttttattttttatttttttttttaattaattttttatgtgATATGTGATATAGTGACACATACGACGAcccattttttatattttggtATGACTAAAACTAAGAGtgaagaaataaaattttaatgtgaaaaaaaaaacgacaAGGTTTGggaaaaattttcaaaaaatttttgaggttttttttttttttttttttttttttttttttgattgaatgtaaaaaaaaagtttgttaCAAATTTTTGGacttaaatatttttttaattttcatttttattttttttttctcaataaaagaataaaagaataaaattaaagaacaCCCTTCATGAAGTGTtggttaataataattatgttttttttatttattactttattttttttcatttttttttttttttttttgtttattaattattattatttttattatttttttttttttttattaattattattatcattattatttttttttgttttttttttttttttggggatcctattctattatttttataatttttttactattttatttttttattttttcattttttcattttataatttttattgttttattttttttattttttttttattattgtttaattttttttattattgtcattattattatattttcattattttttttttttttttttttttattattttatatttttattatttgtccCCATTTCATATTTAGAAAATGGATAAAATTCTTATATATGAACTGTTGAAAATGAGCactcaaattttttttttttttaaaaaaaatagttccCAATTTAGaaacattttcttttttatttttttttttttttcaattcccAAAGccaacaaataaattttaattaaattttaattttttcaatttttcaattttttttttaaattttaatttttttttttttttttttttttttttttttttttttttttttttttttttttgggttcaACGCAACATCATTTTCACCAAATCACTTTACtcgtttatttattttaaaatttggttttatcagtttatagatttaaaaaattaaaaattttttttaaaaaaaaaatatagatatGTCTGTaggtattattttttatttttttttattcaattttttttttttttaatttttccaacaataatattttataaagtaacgtttttattgtttatttttttttattattttttttttttttttatgtatactaacaaaaacaaattataattctTCATCTAATTGTAGGgtgttaaaaaatttattccaTTATTAGATCGTATATTAGTTGAAAAGATTTCAAATCAAGCAACTAAAACTTCAGGTGGTATTTTCATTCCAACCAACAAAGATGCACCAACAAACAATGCTAAAGTAATTGCAGTAGGTACAGGTTCAGTTAAATTAGATGGTTCATTTATTGATCCAATCGTAAAAGAAGGtgatattgttttaattaatccAAAAGCAAGATCAAATACTGTTCCATGGGGTGATAAAACTTATCACTTACTCAgtgaaaatgatattttaggtataattgaaaattaaataaaagaacaataataataaaataaataaatatatatatataaagaaaaaaattaaaaaaaataaaaaataaaaaaaaaaaaataataaaatattaagttattattattattattattataataattattataattattatcactatttctattcttttatttatttttttattatcactaaatttttaattaaccaTTTAAggtttccttttttttttttttttagttatttaaaaatattatgagGTAAACTAAGAaagaaactttttttaaacattttttgactttaaaatatatttttttattttttatttttttatttttaaacaatagGTCTGGTTGCAGCCTCTAATACTAGTGATATATTATCaccttttaataaaatttgaccTAATGGtttctttgttttctttttaattgataattctgATGCATTATCTAAAACTAAATTCATATATTCATCAAGACcctaaaaatataaaaatataataaaagttagtaaaagaataatttttttttattttttatattcataTATAAACATACAATGATTACACCTTGAATTCTAATATCTGTATTTTCAAAAAGCATAATTTGTACTTCTGTTTTTTGggttaaaaatttaaaaattaatgtctaaatttagaaataagGTTAGTGGTGAATTGAAAGGTTTTTTTTGGATGAAAATATTagctttgaaaaaaaaaaaaaaacttacgaTTGGTTTAATCATAACAGATTTTGCATGATGTCTactcattttttattatatatatatttattttataatttacaaCTATACAAAGgaattttattggttttttattgaatataTTTGATGTGTTGGGTTTTATTGATGTTTTCTGGTCTTGAATATtgattaaatcttttaaaaaacagatctataaccaaaaaaaaaaaaaaaaaattgttgttatttatatattcgtgaaaatttaacaatcatcattttttttttttttaaaattttttatttttcatttttcatttttttttttttttttttatttttttttttttttttttttttggtcaattggaaatcaaattaaaaaaaaaaaaaataaaacaatattgtttattatctaaaaaaggtgattaaaaaaaaaaaaaaaaaagaaaatcattggattatttattaaattttaatcaaaaattttatttttaggatTTAGATATATAccattcattttttgtaattgtttttttat
It includes:
- the snrpE gene encoding small nuclear ribonucleoprotein E; translation: MSRHHAKSVMIKPITLIFKFLTQKTEVQIMLFENTDIRIQGVIIGLDEYMNLVLDNASELSIKKKTKKPLGQILLKGDNISLVLEAATRPIV
- the rpl10 gene encoding S60 ribosomal protein L10, whose product is MGRRPARCYRYCKNKPYIKSRYCRGVPDAKIRIFDLGRKKASTDEFPLCVHLISLEKEQLSSEAIEAGRISCNKYISKTGGKDSFHMRVRVHPWHVLRINKMLSCAGADRLQTGMRGAFGKPMGTVARVNIGQIIFSIRTRDNMLANVVEALRRSSYKFPGRQKIVVSKKWGFTAYNREAYQKLKADGRLMNDGANVKVITNHGTLAQYAKDIAAAN
- a CDS encoding chaperonin 10 produces the protein MSGVKKFIPLLDRILVEKISNQATKTSGGIFIPTNKDAPTNNAKVIAVGTGSVKLDGSFIDPIVKEGDIVLINPKARSNTVPWGDKTYHLLSENDILGIIEN